The halophilic archaeon DL31 nucleotide sequence AAGACATCTATGAGGTCCTCGTCGGCGCTTGCGCCGACGGGACCTCTGTCTCTACGCTCTGTGCGTCGAGCCAGAACTCACCCGCTGGGAACACGGTCCTCTACCATCTTCGGACGAAGTTCGAGCCGGAACGGCTCGAACGAGTCGCTAACACGCTCCTGCGAAAGGATCTCGATGAATTGCTCCCCGAACAGGTGGAGGTCTGCGCAGACCTCCACCTGCGGCCCTACTACGGTGACGAAGACGACACAGACGGCCTCTATCACTCGGTAGCGAAGCGTGGAACCACTGCGTTCCACGCCTATGCCACACTCTACGCGCGTGTGAAGAACAAACGCTACACGCTGGCGGTACGCCGTCTCAAAGACGGCGATACCGCAAGTAGTGTCCTCGCTGAGTTCTTCGGTGTCCTCGACGGCCTTGACGCCGGGGTCAAGGCCGTCTACCTTGATCGCGGATTCTACGACAGTAAGTGTCTCACGCTGCTTCAGGCGCACAATTACGCGTACGTGATCCCGATCATCCGGTGGGGTGAGGCGATTCAGCAAGAGCTCTCGGAAGGATGGAGTCGCGTCATTCAGCATGATCTGACGGGGAAACTCGACGGTCACAGCTGGACCGTCGATTTTCCCGTCTACATCGACTGTACGTACCTAAATGGGAAGTATGACGAGAACGGTGTGGCGCGTCACGGCTACGCCGCTGACGCGCCGTTCATCGACTCACCACGGGACGCTCGATACCAC carries:
- a CDS encoding transposase (ISH3) (KEGG: hla:Hlac_3628 transposase (ISH3)), encoding MSKTKQADGEIHEDQLLNFLVNRLDEEVSLSLANNAEITAEDIYEVLVGACADGTSVSTLCASSQNSPAGNTVLYHLRTKFEPERLERVANTLLRKDLDELLPEQVEVCADLHLRPYYGDEDDTDGLYHSVAKRGTTAFHAYATLYARVKNKRYTLAVRRLKDGDTASSVLAEFFGVLDGLDAGVKAVYLDRGFYDSKCLTLLQAHNYAYVIPIIRWGEAIQQELSEGWSRVIQHDLTGKLDGHSWTVDFPVYIDCTYLNGKYDENGVARHGYAADAPFIDSPRDARYHYSKRFGIESSYRLFEQAIATTTTRDPTVRLLYVVVSLLLQNVWRYLHYEYVATPRRGGRRLWWWPYKEFVNMIRRAAWTALAVRRAVPANRPPDDRFHR